The Glycine soja cultivar W05 chromosome 19, ASM419377v2, whole genome shotgun sequence genomic sequence ATAATTTCCGGGTCTCTACCTCTTCCATCTTATTTCATGTGTTGTGTAGTGTAGTTACTTTCAGTTAACCTCTCACTAAAATCAGATACTAATAAGTCCAGTTGGGGTCTCAAAACTAACTAAAGCCATAATTCAACTGAACCTGGGAACTGTATGCAAATTGTGCACCAAAAGGCATTCTCATGGGTCACAGGAAAAAGAGTGGATAACGTTCATGGGTATTGACATTGACAATATGCATTTCTAACAGTGCTATACTATAAAATGCCAGCCTAAAATAAGGAGAGTTCAGTAATGTCTTGGGTCTCCTCTCCTGGAAATTAATAGCCAGAATTATGGCAATAGTTGACTAGACatgaatgaaacaaatatttgattaaCTGCATCACTTAGGGTTCAAAATGAATCTGTAAAACTTTGACATTCACTAAAAGAAGTGTCCCTATGTGTAACTGCATGATTGCATCACTCTCATCCTAAACACTTAATCACACCTAACACATCCCCTGACAAAAGAAGTTAAGGTCATCCacaggaatttgaaatttgacaagaagtcaaaaagagaaaagaacaaCATTTTTCTAATCCAAAAAGTGTCTGAATACAATAACTAGTGATAACCAGAAATCTAACaaatatgaaaaacttaaaaaacagGTACCTGCTGACTTAGTGGTGCAACCGGCGTAACAACCTGCAAAAGATTGCATGTTATCAGTACAGAAGAATAGCAAAATCATGGGATAAAATTCAATGCTTGTATATTTTTCAGAATCCTATAGATGTTTGGCATTCATTTAGAGCTACTAGAGCATCGAGCTTAGTGGCATACCTGAGTCTTGCCCAAGCGGGATTCAAGGTCCACTTCATAATCTCTATGTTTCAAGGGCTTCCTCTGCACGGGAGGACCTTTGGCTGCACCAATAAGACGGTTTTAGTTGTTACTCAAAGCAAACACAATTCCAATTCGATCACGAATTGGGTGATTTACCTTTAGGTTTCGCTCGACCCTCCTCCTCCTGTAcaaaatcacacacacacaagaaaaatcaaacaaccTAAACTATTCAAAAATCAGAAGCAGAAATGGGAATAGAAGGAACATTAACAACGCACCTGTCTCTCGCGCTCCCGTGCTCGTTCTAGATACTCTTCTCGATCAAATTTTCTTCTGAACGTGTTGTCGACCCCAGCGACCTGATTCAAGTTAATCAtgttaataatttgaaaaaagaaaaagaattctccaaaACCATCGAGGGATGGTGGAGATGAAACAGGGGGGTAGATTCCAAATTCTGAACTTACATTGTTGCTGGTGTTAGACATTGATACGAGCAAAGAAATGATAAACAAACAAATGTAGAGGTAGTTACGATGATCACCGAAGCTGTTTGATAATTGATAGGAATGAAGGGCACACTCAGAGCCTGATATGAAACCCTAGTTGAAGACTTGAGAAGGAGGAAGGCTTcacaaatatttattgaattttacaaactacaaattttgattgaacaaaTTGGGTGTTTGGTCTAGTGGTATGATTCTCGCTTCGGGTGCGAGAGGTCGTGAGTTCGATTCTCGCAACacccctttttttgttatttttataaacgtgcatttcattgtttttttttttccgacgAAGTACATTTCATTTGCTAGTCTTAGTGAAAtgctattttttaaagaaaaaaaattgtttttttaaggaaagGGAAAATTGttatatactaataattaataaattttataaactcCTCAAGTATATAGTTGTTAAActactttttaaaatacatactatgagaaattaaaattcttaatttaaaactcctaataaactaaaaatttctCATATATCAAATGTCccctaaataaaaatttagacaCTACATATAacactttaattacaaaaagaaGGATACTAAattctcttgatatttgtagtgTGTACAAATTTGTATAtagtaacaaatgaaaaaaaatcaataaaatacgTGTCTTTacctattttaattaaaaataaataagaaaaaaattagaagttaaaaaataaactaaggaTATGAGAGTAGTGGATAATTTTTAGGAGaagtaacaaaaatttaaaaactaataaagagtaaaatatctaataaaatttgtataaatgaaagtattttatttattattagtataaatactaatgattaaaatgaattagtataaaattatgtataatttagtataataataattattattcagATGACTAAAGTGATAATTACCGTAGAATTATGTaaaatgaattgtgtttttactGTTATTATGGTAGCAATTAAGGGttgttatcattttaaaaataatagttttaatttttgtgtataaatagtaagtatttttttttaaaaaatattatttatttaagttagatatttaaataattataaaagaaaaagaaaaatgttatccCCTTAATAGGTTTCTTGATCCGGTCCTACATAGTAGATAACTTATAGCCTATTTAGATTGTGTTCGGTACAagaatctaaaatattttttaaaagatagaaATAACACTTGATAGTTTTGTTCCAGAGATGAGTGAAAGAGTTAAGTTTGAATGTGGTGAGTCTCGTACAAACTTTGTCTCCTAACAATAGATGTACCATTTTGTccttatgaatttattttttaagtatcgCATAACTTTTGAGGGCAATATGATATTTtagttagtttatttatttatttatttgtttccacgatatttttcacatatttattttaaatcaaataataaaatatattattttttttactctatttttttaaaaaatatttttcttctatttttatttattttatttctcttttctagATGAATCACAACATTAGAGACTAGTAAACCCAAAAGGCAAAAAAACCTTGCAGAAGGCTGACAAGTGTGTGTTCAACTTTTTATTTGAGATTAATAGTAAAGTCATCGAATAAGAATTTACATTGAGTTATgccatttttttgtttccttttcatCAAATTCGACGTGAATGATTGATgctacaatttttttagtaatggtAGATATAAACTTGGTGTTGTATTGGAGTTTCAGATGCAAGATTTGTCGTTGAATCGAAGCATAAGACAATATCaaagattataaataatttcatgtcACATTCACATATTTTCAGACTTTAACTTTATTGAACAATGACTTTTAAGCTAAACAATatcttaattatcaaattgtatttaaaacatgtataaaaaaattctttgatttttttttaactttaattttaaaataactttaaaaaagtaAGTAAAATACCACTCTAATTAACAATTAATCATCCtgtaaaaaaacaactaatcACAATAGAAATATACTGTTGtttgaataagtttttttataagtacttgtagataaaaaatagtttttctcaTAGGATATTTTTAGGTTatgggaaaaaatattttttattcttattgttttttttatagaaatactTATACAGaaatttattcaagaaaaatcTACAACTTTAATTTGACTTTAAACACAATGTCAAAATTATTCTCAAGGGAATTTAACttaattagttaaataatatgtgtaagttattattaatttcttgATACTTGAGTTTGATTGatagggataaaaaaaaaatcattttattacttaaaaccATTTTTTACTTAACCACATTTCaactttttgaagaaaaaaatagtttatgatTGGCGCAACTTGGTAGGAAGAGGATTTGTTAGGCACCACATAGAAATTGCATATacctcttagttttttttttttaatacattttggaAACAATTAATCCATTTAATTAATTCTCAgttctaattttgaaaaatagtaaCTAATAAGACACgagtaatattatataatttcttattattttattctataaaataaatatcagatataaaaatgaatgtatttaatattttgaaaattcataattaaaattgtctatactttaatataatatttttattgattaaatttgactaaaatttataaaaatatgtaatctttatgtcttatttaaaaaaacttcactcatattttttttgttttgttttggttagtaaaaaaaaaaaaacgttaaaaAGAGTGAGTTAAAATAATGTGTTACTGGActtcatcttaattttttacGGGTTTGATCTAATTGCGTTGATGTTCCCTTTACGCTGAAGAAAGagtagtgtgtgtgtgtgtgagagagagagaggtaggCGAGGATCgttcacataaaatatcgacaGAGATCGACGAGAAAAAGCTAAGCGAACAATGTGGAGCTCCAAAACGACGATGATGCTGGGCATTGCAGCCATTGCTCTGATGATGTTTCTCTCATCGGCTTCAGCCGACGACGTCGTTGCACTCACAGAGGAAACCTTCGAAAACGAGGTTGGCAAGGATCGCGCCGCTCTCGTTGAGTTTTACGCTCCCTGGTACGCGCGAATCGCGTTGCTCTCATCTCACGCGCCTCCATTTTATTATTTCCATTACAAAGAATTATGAAAtgcaaattgtttttttttttttgttcgttTCAGGTGTGGACACTGTAAAAGGCTTGCCCCGGAGTACGAACAGCTCGGAGCGAGTTTTAAGAAAACGAAGTCCGTTTTGATTGCCAAGGTTGGTTGGTCACTGTCGTTTTTTGAATGAgatttaatgtaatttattttattttaggaccaaaagtgtatttatatttttaggataTTTTGATAGGTGGACTGTGATGAACATAAAAGCGTTTGCGGTAAATATGGGGTATCTGGTTACCCTACCATTCAATGGTTTCCTAAGGGATCTCTAGAACCTAAAAAGTGAGCACTTTGCCCATTTCCTTTActttcacactttttttttgtaccATAGAAAATGTTAGAAATGTGTTCCTGTTCTTAACTTGTAGCTGTTCATTGCATCTGATATCCACATTTGATTGAATTCTCTAGGTATGAAGGTGCACGTACTGCAGAAGCCCTTGCTGCGTTTGTGAACATTGAAGCAGGTGTTTATCTTGTACTGCCAATTTGCATGATGTCAATATGTGTATTTTGAAACAAGCTTGTGACTTTAGCATATTttgaattacttattttttatttggtgagGAGATTTGAGGAGTATCAATAAACATGCACTCCCTGAAATGTTGAACTTATAAATGTTTTTCAAGAATGTTGAAGAgaaggttttatttattttatttttttgtgctcGTGTTGGGAAAGCTAACCTGCATCCCCTTGCATCTATTTATAACGAAATGATGCAGGTGCATTCATGCATTTGTACCTAATAATTGGAAATATAATATAACCATCCCATGTTGTTTTCCTCTTTTATTGCCACCCTGTTCAGTGTCTCTATTGTAATATGCTCATGATAGCTTGTCATGCATTCTTTGTTCTGCAGGGCATTTTGAGAAATTCTAGCAACTCATTCTTTAGCACTCTCTTTTGAACAAAATTTTGTGTCTCACTtatgattttatagtttttaataaattttagtcaatAATAAAGAGTGTATGAGGAGTGCATTAGAGAATATGTTTTCTTTATCAGccaatgttagttgttagtttttgttagaatgTTGGTGGGGGGGGATTCAAACCCATGACCTCTTCCCCCTCTTCAGCCCTTCTCCCTTCAACTCTTAAACCCCCATTCCCAACCACCAAGCCAACCTTATAACTCCAGTTAGAGAATGGAGAGTATGTTATTAGCACTTTTCTAGCACTTATAGTGTTTCTCAAttcttcaaagatttctttGCATAATATTAAGTTGATTTGGCATTGACATCAAACATCTTGTTAATGCAGGTACAAATGTGAAGATAGCTTCTGTTGCATCCAGTGTGGTAGTTCTCTCTCCAAATAACTTTGATGAGGTTGTCTTCGATGAAACAAAAGATGTTCTGGTGGAATTCTATGCACCATGGTAAGTATAGAATAAACCATAGAGATCTGTCAAAACTTTATTATATAGttagatttttttcattttcaaatttttcaatatttttcttgataaatttaattatgtctTCCAGGTGTGGTCATTGCAAGGCCCTTGCCCCTGTAAGGATGTTCTTCAGTCCTTAGACTTCTATTATAGCTTATGGTTATTGTAGAGTTTCACCTGTTTGTGATTGTAACTATGTCAAGGTCTATCCTTATAAAGTTTATACTGTTTCTTCAGATTTATGAAAAAGTTGCTGCAGCATTTAACCTGGATAAAGATGTAGTTATAGCCAATGTTGATGCCGACAAGTATAAAGATTTGGCTGAGAAGTGAGTACAGTGACATATTTTGATTTATCTTCTAGTTAAACTAGGTTGGTATCATATTTAAGAAATGCATGTGCCTAATTTAGAAAATTTGCCAATACAGATATGGTGTTAGTGGCTATCCTACACTGAAGTTTTTCCCAAAGAGCAACAAAGCTGGTGAAAATTATGACGGTGGCCGTGATTTGGATGATTTTGTAGCATTCATCAATGAGAAATGTGGTACCTACCGTGATGGGAAGGGGCAGCTTACTTCTAAAGTTAGTTAAACATGTGTTTACTAATCATAGAAACCATAATGGTATACTTCATATCTGAATGGTTGAATTATTCTTTCTGTGTAGGCTGGTATAATAGCATCTCTGGATGACTTGGTGAAGGAGTTTGTGAGTGCCGACAGTAATGAGAAGAAGGCAGTATATTCCCGGCTTGAGGAGGAAGTTAAGAAGCTTAAAGGTTCTTCTGCCAGGTTTGAACGGCTTTATGGTTTGCTTaggttttattttgaattgtgttGTGAGGCCCTAACTGTTTACCCACACGTCtatctttaatttataaatatttatttgtatgaTTTTCTTAGATGTCTTTTTTGTTTGTACCAGACATGGCGACCTTTACTTAAAACTTGCTAAGAAGGGTATGGAAAAGGGTGCAGACTATGCAAAGAATGAAATTCAACGTCTTGAGCGCATGCTTGAGAAGGTAATTTATCACATTTTCATGTTAAATATCACAAATGTATCTGAGACTACTATGATCACTTGAAACGTGCATATCATCATGTCAGATTCATTGGACCGTGGTTCCACTCCATGGGATGGGAGGTCCCATGTCCACTGACATAAAACCATGAAGCAACCGCCTAAAAACAATATAGTTGTGTTAATTCAGTATTTTTCTAGTGAAGAACATGCAAATTTTTTAGTTACAGATCAAATCTTATGATTGCAAGTTTCTGGGCATGCCCTCTTATATATTTTGCTCTTTAATTCTGTTGAACCAACAAGAAACTATATACTGTGTGTAGCAACaagataatgattttttttttatgtaacttTCTACAACtcactatattttttaaataagatgcTTGGGACCAAAGTCGATCCTTTAGGTTTATGAATATCAGATTATACATACTATAAGCTGGTCTCTTGATTTAGGTACTCAATTTTCTTGATTTCAATTTTCCAAATGcttattaaattttcaatttgcaATGAATATATCCTTTCATTGTACGGTGCTacttgtgatgatgtatgtaaATGATGGCACTGTTCTcgtaatttttgtttgtttaaggTTTAGTTAAGGGTCTGATGGTTTTATAACATTCTAAGTAATCAATTAGCACAAGTAAAAAAACTTTCATTTTTAGCATAGTAATTTGGATTACTCGTCTGATccatgtttgaatttttttgtcttCTGATGCAGTCAGTCAGCCCAGCAAAAGCAGATGAATTCACTCTCAAGAAGAACATCTTATCTATCTTTGCTTGATCTTCCTGTGATAGAAGAGCCATTTCTTTCAGTTCAGCGAGGAGATATGATTTGTAATTCCTGAGTTTCTAGGTGTTATCACCCTAGTTTTCTTGATGACCGTTTCCTATAAATATGCACTCTTTCACGCGCATTTTTGCACTGATCATGTACTGAGTCGTAAAACTAAAGCAAAAGTAGCATCTGAGAAATCATATTCAAAACGTATATTGACTTCAGGCTCAAGTTTAATTTAGAGATTGTTATAgccctttcttttccttttttttttctagtgtcCTTAGGACATtggttaagaaactaaaaggaaaaaatattgtgTAAATCATAGGAGAGCGTAAAAAAGATCATGGACAATACAATTTTTTGTCtcctaataaaaacatttttactttaaatttcttaactaaTGCTTTTAAGGCATTTGTGATTCTGTTGAGCTGGTTTTATCGCTAGCATTTGTCTTGAAATGTGATTATCCTTGTCAAAAAACTCTTACAAGCCCACATGTAAGAAAAACTCTCTTTATCCAAAGGTTGTGTTTGGTTtaggaaggaaggaaagaaatttTGTGAGTCTCATAGgattttaattctaatattttcatTCCCTAAATCAAACAGCAGAAATCTTGTTTGCCAGCATGTCTTTATGTTATGAACCAGTCAATCAAGGAGATGAAGTTAATAACACCTGGATAGCTAGGTTAAACTCATAGCATCTAGTATTAGACGTCAATAGCAACTAGTCATTTTTTTGGTTCTTATAatgtaaaaacaaattttgGCCTCCAGAGATGTTTCCCTAGGGTGGGTGCGGGCTTccaatatattttatgtatacTTTTGTTGCCTATACAATTTGTTATTTATGATAGGTTACAAATTACCATTGCCGTTGCATTTGAATTCCATCATGTTCGTGCTTCAATATCAGCAGCTGTCGTACAATTTGCAGTTGCTAAGATTTTggtagaattaattttaaataatcaaaatgtgAATTTGAATAAATTCCAGTCACTacattaaaaaatgtgttaaggTGTGTGAGATTGATCCTCAATGTTAATCAAATGTAAGGATTTTCGTTTTCGCTGTATTTCAGATCCAAAAAGATTCTTACTGGGaacatctattgttgaaagaaaatgaaaaatataatatttgacatttttacaatactggattcatttcctctttgCCCCACTAGTTTTTGGGGCTGGGGAGCTTTGCGGGCTACCTCTCTTATTCCGTTGGCACCATTATTTTGTCTTTGTTTGCAAAAATACAGTAATTACAAGTAAAATTACGTATATTGGGACATGGCTAGGGCCTAGTACCAGCTGGCCCTGGGGTGAGGAAAAACTCACATGCTATCCATCTCATCTCATCTCATCCCAAATCCCAATCATACTGAACTGAACTAGTACGTTACCATGTTTTTAGTGCTGTTTCTATAAGGTATAAGTCCCACAGAGGAGGTTGAAGTGGAGGGCCCCCCACCTTATTATGCTATGATATTATTCAACATCACACTACACTTTCCCCTATTGCCCGCAAACAGACAAAAAGAGATCTACTACCATAATCTCGAGGGTTTCGGCTACAGTCCGTGTTTTGCGACACTAACCCCATTTTTGCCCaaacaaaaagttattgtaggatttaaatataattttagccgttatgatttattttaaaacccaaatgaagactaaaatatatacttttaaaggtataagaactaaaagggtgttgctaggtgcacccaacatttttaaaaaataataaaactgttgTTCCTGCGctttttttgcatttgtgaTGGGTATG encodes the following:
- the LOC114398435 gene encoding probable protein disulfide-isomerase A6, with the translated sequence MWSSKTTMMLGIAAIALMMFLSSASADDVVALTEETFENEVGKDRAALVEFYAPWCGHCKRLAPEYEQLGASFKKTKSVLIAKVDCDEHKSVCGKYGVSGYPTIQWFPKGSLEPKKYEGARTAEALAAFVNIEAGTNVKIASVASSVVVLSPNNFDEVVFDETKDVLVEFYAPWCGHCKALAPIYEKVAAAFNLDKDVVIANVDADKYKDLAEKYGVSGYPTLKFFPKSNKAGENYDGGRDLDDFVAFINEKCGTYRDGKGQLTSKAGIIASLDDLVKEFVSADSNEKKAVYSRLEEEVKKLKGSSARHGDLYLKLAKKGMEKGADYAKNEIQRLERMLEKSVSPAKADEFTLKKNILSIFA